A section of the Hyphomicrobiales bacterium genome encodes:
- a CDS encoding potassium transporter TrkH, which translates to MIPLRPVLLINGLLLATLGSAMMLPAIVDLYHGDDDWLAFVAASGLTLFVGGALALANFGGTTELSTRQAFLLTTLAWVLITAFAALPFVWSRMQISYVNAFFEAMSGVTTTGATVIVGLDSAPKGILLWRALLQWLGGIGIIVMAIAVMPMLRVGGMQLFRLESSDNSGKILPRARQIAGAVLVLYLTISTACFLAYLQAGMSGFDAATHMMSTVATGGFSTRDNSIGAFDSVEVELVAVFFMIVASLPFLLLWQARSGNLAVLFRDVQVKFFFSLIAVFVLLAWLAQVAVPPANAQAIAIGAIEPVNGWQALRHALFSIVSVMTGTGYATAAYDTWNDFAATLFLAVMLVGGCAGSTSCGIKVFRVYVAAAMVRQRVMAYAQPHRVVVVRFNGKPLGNEVPRAVMNFLFLFLLMLASFSVALSLQGLDPLTALSSAATALANVGPGLGPVVGPAGNFASLPDISKWTLSFAMLLGRLELFTVIVLFTPAFWRG; encoded by the coding sequence ACTGGCTGGCCTTCGTGGCGGCATCGGGTCTGACGCTGTTCGTCGGCGGGGCACTCGCGCTCGCCAATTTCGGGGGCACGACGGAATTATCGACGCGCCAGGCGTTTCTGCTAACCACTCTCGCATGGGTTCTGATCACGGCATTCGCGGCCCTGCCCTTCGTCTGGTCGCGGATGCAGATCAGCTACGTCAATGCCTTCTTCGAGGCGATGAGCGGCGTGACGACGACCGGCGCGACCGTGATCGTCGGGCTCGACAGCGCGCCCAAGGGCATCCTGCTCTGGCGAGCTCTCCTGCAATGGCTCGGGGGCATCGGCATCATCGTCATGGCGATCGCCGTCATGCCGATGCTGCGGGTTGGCGGCATGCAGCTCTTTCGCCTCGAGTCGTCCGACAACTCGGGAAAGATCCTGCCGCGGGCCCGCCAGATCGCGGGCGCCGTTCTCGTGCTCTATCTGACGATTTCAACAGCTTGCTTCCTGGCATACCTGCAGGCGGGGATGTCCGGTTTCGATGCGGCCACGCACATGATGTCGACGGTTGCAACCGGCGGCTTTTCGACGCGCGACAATTCGATCGGCGCATTCGACAGTGTCGAGGTCGAACTGGTCGCCGTATTCTTCATGATCGTTGCCAGCCTGCCTTTCCTGCTGCTGTGGCAGGCCCGATCCGGCAATCTCGCAGTGTTGTTTCGCGATGTTCAGGTGAAGTTTTTCTTCAGCCTGATCGCGGTCTTCGTGCTGCTGGCCTGGCTGGCGCAGGTCGCGGTGCCGCCAGCCAACGCGCAGGCCATCGCCATAGGGGCGATCGAGCCGGTCAATGGCTGGCAAGCGTTGCGGCACGCGCTCTTCAGCATCGTGTCGGTCATGACGGGGACGGGGTATGCGACTGCGGCCTACGACACATGGAACGACTTTGCCGCTACGCTGTTCCTGGCGGTCATGCTGGTCGGAGGTTGCGCCGGGTCGACGTCGTGCGGGATCAAGGTCTTTCGCGTGTACGTCGCCGCTGCGATGGTGCGCCAACGGGTGATGGCCTACGCTCAGCCGCACAGGGTCGTGGTGGTGCGCTTCAACGGCAAGCCGCTCGGTAACGAAGTGCCGAGGGCCGTGATGAATTTCCTTTTCCTTTTCCTGCTCATGCTGGCGTCGTTCTCGGTGGCGCTGAGCTTGCAAGGTCTCGATCCGCTCACGGCGCTTTCCTCGGCGGCAACCGCGCTGGCGAATGTCGGGCCGGGCCTCGGGCCGGTGGTGGGACCAGCCGGCAATTTCGCGAGCCTGCCCGACATCTCCAAGTGGACGCTGTCGTTCGCGATGCTGCTCGGGCGGCTCGAGCTGTTCACGGTGATCGTGCTCTTCACGCCCGCCTTCTGGCGCGGCTAA